The following are from one region of the Acipenser ruthenus chromosome 19, fAciRut3.2 maternal haplotype, whole genome shotgun sequence genome:
- the LOC117424800 gene encoding histone H3.3A-like: protein MARTKQTARKSTGGKAPRKQLATKAARKSAPSTGGVKKPHRYRPGTVALREIRRYQKSTELLIRKLPFQRLVREIAQDFKTDLRFQGAAIGALQEASEAYLVGLFEDTNLCAIHAKRVTIMPKDIQLARRIRGERA from the exons ATGGCCCGTACAAAACAGACAGCGCGTAAATCCACTGGTGGCAAGGCCCCGAGGAAACAGCTGGCAACCAAGGCAGCCAGGAAGAGTGCGCCATCTACCGGTGGAGTGAAGAAGCCCCATCGTTACAG GCCTGGTACTGTGGCTCTGAGAGAGATCCGGCGGTACCAGAAGTCGACTGAGCTGCTGATCCGCAAGCTTCCATTCCAGAGACTGGTGAGGGAGATTGCCCAGGACTTCAAGACTGACCTGAGGTTCCAGGGTGCTGCCATTGGGGCCCTTCAG GAGGCTAGTGAGGCATACCTGGTTGGACTGTTTGAAGATACCAACTtgtgtgccattcacgccaagcgagtcaccatcatgcccaaagacatccagctggcaCGCAGGATACGAGGGGAAAGGGCTTAG